A window from Candidatus Rickettsiella viridis encodes these proteins:
- a CDS encoding Rpn family recombination-promoting nuclease/putative transposase — translation MLSKFLDPKNDIAFKVIFGSEKNKDILIHFLNDILGFTGSQQIQSVEFLSTVQDPEIAAKKQSIVDVLCRDEKGTKLIVEMQVATTKGFEKRAQYYAAKAYAQQADKGEKYHDLREIIFIAIADCVLFPNKSGYKSDHIILDRDSYEHDLKDFSFTFIELPKFHKKEIAQLETLIEKWCYFFKYAANTKVADLEQIIGSDQIIKRAYEALDQFYWSENELALYEQELKRVRDNEAVLAQQIDDATEKGLQQGIQQGIQQGIQQGIQKGEYAFLHHLLQRKFHQVPQRYLDKMGCADADTLLKWGESVLDANNLTDIFNE, via the coding sequence ATGCTATCTAAATTTTTAGACCCTAAGAATGACATCGCGTTCAAAGTTATCTTTGGGTCGGAGAAGAATAAAGACATCCTCATTCATTTTTTAAATGATATCCTTGGCTTTACAGGTAGTCAACAGATTCAATCCGTAGAGTTTCTAAGTACGGTTCAGGATCCTGAAATTGCAGCAAAGAAGCAAAGTATTGTTGATGTCTTATGTCGTGATGAAAAAGGAACAAAACTGATAGTAGAGATGCAGGTTGCAACTACGAAAGGCTTTGAGAAGCGCGCCCAATATTACGCGGCCAAAGCCTATGCGCAACAGGCTGACAAAGGAGAGAAATACCACGATCTCAGAGAGATCATCTTTATCGCCATAGCCGATTGTGTACTATTTCCGAATAAATCAGGCTATAAGTCGGATCATATCATACTGGATAGAGATAGTTATGAGCATGATTTAAAGGACTTCTCGTTTACCTTTATCGAACTACCTAAGTTCCATAAAAAAGAAATCGCCCAGCTTGAAACTTTAATAGAAAAATGGTGTTATTTTTTTAAGTATGCAGCCAACACGAAGGTGGCCGATTTAGAACAGATCATCGGTAGCGATCAGATCATTAAGAGGGCTTATGAGGCTTTGGACCAATTTTATTGGTCTGAGAATGAGCTTGCACTCTATGAACAAGAACTTAAACGTGTTCGAGATAATGAGGCAGTACTAGCACAGCAAATAGACGATGCCACTGAAAAAGGCCTACAGCAGGGAATACAGCAGGGAATACAGCAGGGAATACAGCAGGGAATACAAAAAGGGGAGTATGCTTTTCTCCATCATTTGCTGCAACGTAAATTCCACCAAGTACCACAACGCTACTTAGACAAGATGGGCTGTGCTGATGCAGATACGCTTCTGAAATGGGGCGAATCCGTTTTAGATGCGAACAATTTAACAGATATTTTTAACGAATAG
- a CDS encoding response regulator, which produces MNHSTVKENLSSRSGRILVVEDNPLIQRIHLQLLQGLGCHVDCVTQGQDALRQLTYDLVFVDLGLPDISGEMVIEMIRAREAKRKRIPIIVVSAHGKEQELQCLTLGADQVLTKPVKIEDFRAILGDYNLLEKQ; this is translated from the coding sequence ATGAATCATAGTACTGTAAAAGAAAACCTATCTTCTCGATCGGGCCGAATTCTTGTCGTCGAAGATAATCCACTCATTCAACGCATACATCTGCAACTACTCCAAGGACTAGGTTGCCACGTTGACTGCGTGACTCAAGGACAAGATGCGCTTCGCCAATTAACTTATGATCTGGTGTTTGTCGATCTAGGTCTCCCCGACATCTCAGGTGAAATGGTGATTGAAATGATTCGTGCCAGAGAAGCAAAAAGGAAACGGATCCCCATTATCGTCGTTAGTGCGCATGGCAAAGAACAAGAACTGCAATGTTTGACATTGGGTGCTGATCAAGTGCTAACAAAACCTGTGAAAATAGAAGATTTTCGTGCTATTTTAGGCGATTACAATTTGCTCGAAAAGCAATAG
- a CDS encoding helix-turn-helix domain-containing protein, giving the protein MSKKKVTGSAAEDPDITQYSANQSTDIVTRILRLLGNHSPSVKQRRLIKTLLFNISFKAELLFDKSLAPREQECLLFAALGCSSAQTAEILPIEKKTVEEFLSNTRKKLGCKNTTQAVVQGIRYGYISPEKYGQNPVKIRENKSLATQ; this is encoded by the coding sequence ATGTCTAAAAAAAAAGTCACTGGTTCTGCAGCAGAAGATCCAGATATAACACAGTATTCAGCGAATCAATCGACGGATATCGTCACCCGTATTTTACGATTACTCGGCAATCATTCGCCATCAGTCAAGCAACGACGACTGATTAAAACCTTATTATTTAATATTAGTTTTAAAGCTGAGCTTCTTTTTGATAAGTCATTAGCGCCACGGGAACAAGAGTGCTTATTATTCGCTGCTTTGGGTTGCAGTTCCGCTCAAACTGCCGAGATATTACCTATCGAAAAAAAAACGGTTGAAGAATTTCTAAGTAATACTAGAAAAAAACTGGGTTGTAAAAACACGACCCAAGCGGTTGTCCAAGGAATTCGTTATGGTTATATTTCACCAGAAAAATACGGACAAAACCCCGTAAAAATACGGGAGAATAAATCGCTTGCAACGCAATAA
- a CDS encoding DNA-methyltransferase — translation MLNTPISNNLLHSDVSQGAAYQILHGDCRNVLPTFPEKVALIVTSPPYADARQAHYDSVAPHHYTDWFVTFHEALWRALKPTGSLVLNMKDKIVQGVRQHYVWATIEKLIGLGWHCIDDYIWHKKTSMPGYWPTRLRDAWEYVFHLAKVKKPYVDQEAVKIPMAASTQQRIARFSGLKKRIVVSATGSRFQCNFANWRHKKQVLPTNVLHLCPENRNQGHPAVFPVALPQFFIRLLSKPQDLILDPFAGSGTTGLAALSLGRRCVLIDNQLPYCHVAERRLSQLIKEK, via the coding sequence ATGCTCAACACGCCGATCTCTAATAACCTGCTGCATTCTGATGTTTCACAAGGCGCCGCGTATCAAATTCTCCATGGGGATTGTCGAAACGTGCTACCCACTTTTCCTGAAAAAGTTGCTCTTATCGTGACTTCGCCACCGTACGCCGATGCGCGGCAAGCCCATTACGACAGCGTAGCTCCCCATCACTATACCGATTGGTTTGTTACCTTTCATGAGGCACTGTGGCGTGCGCTAAAACCGACGGGCAGTTTAGTACTGAACATGAAAGATAAAATTGTTCAAGGTGTACGCCAGCATTATGTTTGGGCTACGATCGAAAAACTCATCGGTTTAGGCTGGCATTGCATTGACGATTACATCTGGCATAAGAAAACCAGTATGCCAGGCTATTGGCCCACACGCTTACGCGATGCCTGGGAGTATGTGTTTCATTTAGCCAAAGTAAAGAAACCCTATGTCGATCAGGAGGCCGTAAAAATTCCCATGGCAGCCTCCACCCAACAACGAATAGCACGTTTCAGTGGATTAAAAAAACGTATTGTCGTTTCTGCCACCGGCAGTCGGTTTCAGTGTAATTTTGCCAATTGGCGCCATAAAAAACAGGTCTTGCCGACTAATGTTTTGCATCTATGTCCTGAGAATCGCAATCAAGGTCATCCGGCTGTTTTCCCTGTCGCCTTACCGCAGTTCTTTATCCGCTTACTCTCTAAACCACAGGATTTGATACTTGATCCCTTTGCCGGTAGCGGTACCACAGGCTTAGCGGCACTTTCTCTTGGACGACGCTGCGTTCTCATCGATAACCAGCTTCCCTATTGCCACGTGGCTGAACGAAGGCTAAGCCAACTGATCAAAGAAAAATAA
- a CDS encoding DUF6475 domain-containing protein: MLADDKKQFLQWLTLLTESFNRKVSSVLLESYWQCLESYPFMQVKQAMLNTLQNPARQKWGMPTPADLIVLIQGDNHQPARKAWSQVLSAIRTVGGYDSVVFDNAVIHCVITDMGGWVYLCQQSERELSFLAQAFENRYCDYQGKPLPRYPRLLKGRLEQEHESQGYTHTPPEPILLGNPECALAVYTQGNAQCSQTPLSLSQATQKFSQQQENNVLTKEK, translated from the coding sequence ATGCTAGCCGATGACAAAAAACAGTTTCTGCAATGGTTGACGTTATTGACCGAATCGTTTAACCGCAAGGTATCGAGTGTATTGCTAGAAAGCTATTGGCAATGCTTGGAATCCTACCCGTTTATGCAGGTCAAACAAGCGATGTTGAATACTTTGCAAAATCCTGCTCGTCAGAAATGGGGGATGCCCACACCGGCGGATTTAATTGTTTTAATTCAGGGAGATAACCATCAGCCGGCACGTAAGGCCTGGAGCCAAGTACTTTCTGCTATCCGCACCGTGGGTGGTTATGACAGCGTGGTGTTTGATAATGCGGTGATTCACTGCGTGATCACCGATATGGGCGGCTGGGTTTACTTGTGTCAACAATCGGAAAGGGAACTATCTTTTTTAGCTCAAGCATTTGAGAACCGCTATTGCGACTATCAAGGAAAACCACTGCCTCGCTATCCACGTTTACTCAAAGGCCGGTTAGAGCAGGAGCATGAGAGTCAGGGTTATACACACACGCCGCCCGAGCCTATTTTGCTAGGCAATCCTGAGTGCGCTTTGGCCGTTTATACCCAGGGCAACGCACAATGTTCTCAAACACCGCTTTCGCTTTCTCAAGCCACTCAGAAGTTTTCGCAACAGCAGGAAAATAACGTACTAACCAAAGAAAAATAA
- a CDS encoding YdaS family helix-turn-helix protein: MWETALLKAIQQFDTMQQFSEKLGVPRESVSAWLHKNIQIPLEYALCIDSLTQGTVSWKELVPSYKVRLLRHIAFSIGPVTAYSCIQVCVSLHRIQALKNNRPQYNLPHANVFLGLDENNRIIFGEELFYHYQALGKKTIPALLFSLSALLAGKYDPKDLAQTLLMSERLAIGIALEKLIGNRQGKRTDLVKNKQKADFDEALWEKFPEVKEKSTTLIAYLIGFGNNHRKCFEQGKQILKYGCPQLINQLNQRKIALSTAAALTSLCHAKQKQILAGSKKEIIALTQQLKQTAKQKIVINPSKEI; this comes from the coding sequence ATGTGGGAAACGGCTTTATTAAAAGCCATCCAGCAATTCGATACCATGCAACAGTTTTCAGAAAAGCTGGGTGTACCGCGTGAAAGTGTCAGTGCTTGGTTACATAAGAACATTCAAATTCCCTTGGAATACGCGTTATGTATAGATAGCTTAACGCAAGGAACGGTGAGCTGGAAGGAATTAGTTCCTAGCTACAAGGTACGACTGTTGCGGCATATCGCGTTTTCTATCGGCCCAGTAACAGCTTATTCATGCATCCAAGTCTGTGTATCACTACACCGCATTCAAGCACTAAAAAATAACAGGCCACAATATAACTTACCTCATGCAAACGTCTTTTTGGGTTTAGATGAAAATAACCGGATCATTTTTGGTGAGGAATTATTTTATCACTACCAAGCGCTTGGTAAGAAAACTATTCCTGCCTTGCTATTTTCCTTATCCGCTTTGTTAGCCGGTAAATATGATCCAAAAGACTTAGCTCAAACCCTACTGATGAGTGAGCGACTAGCCATAGGTATTGCTTTGGAAAAGTTAATTGGAAATCGCCAAGGAAAACGGACTGACCTCGTTAAAAATAAACAAAAAGCCGATTTTGATGAGGCACTTTGGGAAAAATTTCCCGAAGTAAAAGAAAAAAGCACCACTCTAATAGCGTACTTAATAGGTTTTGGTAATAACCATCGAAAATGCTTTGAGCAAGGCAAGCAAATTTTAAAGTATGGCTGTCCCCAATTAATTAACCAACTAAACCAAAGAAAAATAGCCCTATCAACGGCGGCCGCTCTAACTTCACTTTGTCATGCCAAACAGAAACAAATTTTAGCTGGCAGTAAGAAAGAAATCATTGCACTCACCCAACAACTCAAACAGACAGCAAAACAAAAAATAGTTATTAACCCTTCAAAGGAGATTTAA
- a CDS encoding tyrosine-type recombinase/integrase, with amino-acid sequence MPGLVKRGNIWHINKKVNGRRISESTGSGSLEEAERYLVRRLEQIRQASVYGIRPKRTFREAATKYLEEKDKSSLHVDAIYLKRLDQYIGDLPLDSIHMDSLRHYIQERTQQGVKRRTINCGLQVVRHILNLAEYEWKDEYNLSWLHKAPKIKLLRETDKREPYPLQLDEQARLLSELPLHLQHMALFAVNTGCRDHEVCHLQWKWEIKISEGSVFIIPAADVKNREKRLVVLNKNALRVIEEVRGEHSDYVFTFRGKPITRMLNSAWKKARARAGLPQVRVHDLKHTFGHRLRSAEVSFEDRQVLLGHKTQSVTTHYSAAELGNLIRAANKVCETGKHLVVLRKSGLVDTSRAKVAQGNLQEIKTSLRLV; translated from the coding sequence ATGCCAGGGCTCGTTAAACGCGGGAACATCTGGCACATTAACAAGAAAGTCAACGGCCGTCGCATTTCAGAAAGCACTGGATCAGGCTCGCTCGAAGAAGCCGAACGCTATTTAGTTCGGCGTCTTGAGCAGATTCGACAAGCGAGTGTCTATGGAATTAGACCAAAGCGGACTTTTAGAGAAGCAGCTACTAAATACTTAGAGGAAAAAGATAAATCAAGTTTGCATGTGGATGCTATTTATCTAAAAAGGCTAGATCAATATATTGGCGATTTACCACTTGATTCTATTCATATGGATAGCTTAAGACATTATATTCAGGAACGCACGCAGCAGGGCGTTAAGAGGCGAACAATCAATTGCGGCTTACAGGTAGTCAGACATATTTTAAACTTGGCTGAATACGAGTGGAAAGATGAATACAACTTAAGTTGGTTACATAAAGCGCCCAAAATAAAACTGCTTCGTGAAACTGACAAAAGAGAACCTTATCCGCTTCAACTTGATGAGCAAGCCAGGCTTTTAAGTGAATTACCTTTGCATTTACAGCACATGGCTTTGTTTGCTGTTAACACAGGCTGTCGTGATCATGAAGTGTGCCATCTGCAATGGAAGTGGGAAATTAAAATTTCTGAAGGCTCTGTTTTTATCATTCCCGCTGCGGATGTTAAAAACCGTGAAAAACGGTTAGTAGTTTTAAACAAAAATGCCTTGCGTGTAATTGAGGAAGTGAGAGGAGAACATTCAGACTATGTATTTACCTTTCGAGGTAAACCTATTACTCGGATGTTAAATTCCGCGTGGAAAAAAGCACGCGCACGGGCTGGCTTACCTCAAGTCAGAGTGCACGATTTAAAACATACTTTTGGTCATCGATTACGGTCGGCTGAAGTGAGTTTTGAAGATAGGCAAGTTTTGTTAGGCCATAAAACGCAGAGTGTAACAACGCATTATTCAGCCGCTGAATTAGGTAATCTGATTCGTGCCGCTAATAAAGTCTGTGAAACAGGGAAACACTTGGTAGTCTTAAGAAAAAGTGGATTAGTCGATACGAGTCGCGCAAAAGTCGCGCAAGGAAATTTGCAGGAAATAAAAACAAGTTTAAGGTTGGTGTAA
- a CDS encoding OPT family oligopeptide transporter: MQNKHETQSGMISLRVILLSIFLAILLAASSTYLALKIGILPSASIPAAILAMAILRFLKKTSIYEINLIQTAASAGEAVAGGIVYTIPALVIMGYWHHFPYLENVAIALCGGLLGILFSIPLRKILINTPQLYFPEAKAIAEVLQLVQKNVFHIREIIMGTGLGGLLELAQTGFKVIASAAEKWFVLGKSTIVGFGIGFSPALIGVGYLIGFDVGLSLVLGALLAWGVALPLLSIFAAIKPFHLTASLAAYRNHIHYLGLGAMLMAGLWTLINLLKPFYQSFKLSTQGLFKPSINEPILSKEQDIPTAYLLLALPVLMVCVYFLFHYLFPAHIFTNSASLFINLGAVFYVVGLGFIFAAICGYFSGLVGVTASPGSAILIGGLLLTALILRALFVLHGHAAVSGHWLSMAAMTIIIGGVVAGMAAIANDTIQDLKVGHLIGAAPWQQQLMLVLGVIVAALVIPYVMELLFNVYGLTTVLPHAGMDPTQTLSAPPAAMMAGLTQGIFNHDLPWSMLGIGALMMVVFIALQWLGLKKLSLLGVAMGVYLPLSSSIPLFIGSLFAFFIRRNFQQRLKGGSEEQKAKIEQYQHYAVLLACGLVAGSALMDVLLAIPMSLTSNPEILAIMPARWNSLAVALGFLSVVGLGFGFYKVSHSTK, translated from the coding sequence ATGCAAAATAAGCATGAAACACAAAGCGGTATGATTTCATTAAGAGTTATTTTATTATCGATTTTTTTAGCGATTCTTCTGGCAGCTTCCAGTACCTATTTAGCTTTGAAAATTGGTATTTTACCTTCCGCTTCTATTCCAGCGGCCATACTCGCGATGGCCATTCTGCGTTTTTTAAAAAAAACCAGTATTTATGAAATCAATTTGATCCAAACCGCCGCTTCAGCCGGCGAAGCGGTGGCGGGTGGTATTGTCTATACGATTCCAGCACTGGTGATTATGGGCTATTGGCATCATTTTCCGTATTTAGAAAATGTGGCTATTGCGTTATGTGGTGGTTTGTTAGGGATTTTATTTTCTATTCCATTGCGTAAGATATTAATAAATACACCACAGTTGTACTTCCCTGAAGCAAAAGCGATTGCAGAGGTGTTACAGCTAGTCCAGAAAAATGTCTTTCATATTCGTGAAATCATCATGGGTACCGGCTTAGGTGGATTATTAGAATTAGCACAGACCGGTTTTAAAGTGATTGCCAGTGCAGCTGAGAAATGGTTTGTACTAGGAAAATCGACCATTGTGGGTTTTGGTATTGGTTTTTCGCCGGCGTTAATCGGGGTGGGTTATTTAATTGGCTTTGATGTGGGCTTAAGTCTGGTCTTAGGCGCGCTGCTGGCCTGGGGTGTTGCGTTACCACTATTAAGTATTTTTGCTGCAATAAAACCCTTTCATTTAACAGCCAGTTTAGCGGCTTATAGAAATCACATTCATTACCTTGGTTTAGGTGCTATGCTGATGGCTGGGCTTTGGACGCTGATTAATTTATTAAAGCCTTTTTACCAAAGTTTTAAGCTTTCAACGCAGGGATTGTTTAAACCTTCTATAAATGAACCGATTCTTTCTAAAGAACAGGATATACCTACTGCTTATTTATTGTTGGCATTACCGGTTTTAATGGTGTGCGTTTATTTCTTATTTCACTATTTATTTCCAGCACATATTTTTACAAACAGCGCTTCGTTGTTCATTAACTTGGGCGCGGTTTTTTATGTGGTGGGGTTAGGATTTATTTTTGCTGCGATTTGTGGTTATTTTTCTGGTTTAGTCGGGGTAACCGCTAGTCCTGGTTCGGCTATCTTGATCGGGGGTCTTTTATTAACCGCCCTCATTTTGCGTGCTTTATTTGTTCTGCACGGACATGCCGCTGTTTCTGGGCATTGGCTCAGTATGGCGGCGATGACGATTATTATTGGCGGCGTGGTGGCAGGTATGGCCGCTATTGCAAATGATACGATTCAAGATTTGAAGGTGGGGCATCTTATTGGCGCTGCGCCTTGGCAGCAACAGTTAATGTTGGTATTGGGCGTGATAGTAGCGGCTTTGGTCATTCCTTATGTGATGGAGCTTTTATTTAACGTCTATGGTTTGACAACTGTTCTACCACACGCGGGTATGGATCCAACACAGACTTTATCAGCACCACCCGCTGCGATGATGGCAGGATTAACACAAGGTATCTTTAATCACGATTTACCCTGGTCTATGTTGGGCATAGGCGCCTTGATGATGGTGGTTTTCATTGCACTGCAATGGTTGGGATTAAAAAAACTTTCTTTATTAGGGGTGGCGATGGGTGTTTATTTACCCTTAAGTTCCTCTATTCCCTTATTTATAGGAAGTTTATTTGCATTTTTTATCAGACGAAATTTTCAACAGCGCTTAAAAGGCGGGTCTGAAGAGCAAAAGGCAAAGATAGAACAATATCAACATTATGCAGTGTTGCTTGCTTGTGGATTGGTGGCTGGTTCAGCTTTAATGGATGTGTTGCTAGCTATTCCGATGTCACTCACCAGCAATCCCGAGATATTGGCTATTATGCCAGCTAGGTGGAATAGTTTGGCAGTAGCGTTGGGTTTTCTGAGTGTGGTCGGTTTAGGTTTTGGGTTTTATAAAGTAAGTCACTCAACAAAATAA
- the serS gene encoding serine--tRNA ligase — MLDPKLLRSHIEEIAERLKPRGYQLDIDQLKQLEAQRKALQMHTQELQNQSNQSAKAIGLAKAKGEPVAVISEEAKTIKEQREVCERQLRNIKEQLEAIYLTIPNLPHVTVPAGKDEAQNQTVRQWGEIPTFKFSPKDHVDLGQQSGGMDFEAAGKISGTRFVVLYGKLAKLQRALIQFMLDVHTKEHGYEELYVPYIVNSSSLIGTGQLPKFADEQFALKGEQNFYLIPTAEVPVTNLARDVIFSADKLPKKYVTHTPCFRSEAGSYGKDTRGMIRQHQFEKVELIRFVKPEDSYSALEELTREAESILQKLKLPYRVVSLCTGDLGFSSAKTYDLEVWLPSQKTYREISSCSNFEAFQARRLQARWRNVNNANAIELIHTLNGSGLAVGRTLVAIMENYQDVEGKIRVPDALKTYINEDII; from the coding sequence ATGTTAGATCCCAAACTTTTACGTAGCCATATCGAAGAAATTGCAGAACGGCTTAAACCACGTGGTTATCAGCTCGATATCGACCAGCTAAAGCAGCTAGAAGCGCAGCGTAAGGCATTGCAAATGCATACCCAAGAACTGCAAAACCAGAGCAATCAAAGTGCCAAGGCGATAGGGTTAGCGAAAGCAAAGGGCGAACCGGTTGCTGTTATCTCAGAAGAAGCAAAAACGATAAAAGAGCAACGTGAAGTATGTGAGCGCCAGCTCAGGAATATAAAGGAACAGTTAGAAGCTATTTATCTGACTATCCCTAATTTACCTCATGTCACAGTACCGGCAGGCAAAGACGAAGCCCAAAATCAAACCGTACGTCAGTGGGGAGAAATTCCTACTTTTAAATTTTCACCCAAAGATCATGTTGATTTAGGTCAGCAAAGCGGAGGTATGGACTTTGAAGCAGCCGGAAAAATATCAGGCACACGCTTTGTGGTGCTGTATGGGAAATTAGCCAAGCTTCAGCGTGCCTTGATCCAATTTATGTTAGATGTTCATACCAAAGAACACGGTTATGAAGAACTTTATGTGCCTTATATTGTTAACAGCAGCAGTTTAATTGGCACAGGTCAGTTGCCGAAATTTGCGGATGAACAATTTGCACTGAAGGGTGAGCAAAATTTTTATTTAATTCCAACCGCCGAAGTACCCGTTACCAACTTGGCACGCGACGTTATTTTTTCAGCGGATAAATTACCTAAAAAATATGTCACGCATACGCCTTGTTTTCGTAGCGAAGCAGGCTCTTATGGAAAAGATACCCGCGGTATGATTCGTCAACATCAATTTGAAAAAGTAGAGTTAATCCGATTTGTAAAACCCGAAGATAGTTATTCAGCTTTGGAAGAACTGACGAGAGAAGCAGAATCCATTCTACAAAAACTAAAACTACCTTATCGTGTGGTTTCCCTTTGTACAGGAGATTTAGGGTTTAGTTCGGCCAAAACGTATGATTTAGAAGTTTGGCTGCCCAGTCAAAAGACTTACCGTGAAATTTCATCCTGTAGTAATTTTGAGGCCTTTCAAGCGCGTCGGTTACAAGCCCGTTGGCGTAATGTCAACAATGCAAATGCGATTGAATTAATCCACACCTTAAATGGTTCTGGATTAGCAGTAGGGCGTACGCTAGTTGCGATTATGGAAAATTATCAGGATGTAGAAGGAAAGATACGAGTGCCTGACGCATTAAAGACATATATCAATGAAGATATTATTTGA
- the folD gene encoding bifunctional methylenetetrahydrofolate dehydrogenase/methenyltetrahydrofolate cyclohydrolase FolD — protein MTAKIIDGKAIAQKIRENLKDAIQRRLSQGQSAPGLAVILVGDDPASQIYVRNKREACSECGIKSVAYDLPQDIPEEKLLSLITQLNSDASIHGILIQLPLPNHIRTPLILDSIDPKKDVDGFHPTNLGLLAQGRSYLRPCTPYGVMRLLEHEKIMLCGLNAVVIGTSNIVGKPMALELVNAKCTVTLCHKETRDLKQAIKQADLLVSAIGKAGVINSEWIKPGAIVIDIGITRSPNGKLHGDIEFETAKQSAAYITPVPGGVGPMTVAMLLSNTLFAAKHMPLYCAQYKISRH, from the coding sequence ATGACGGCAAAAATCATTGATGGCAAAGCAATTGCCCAAAAAATTCGCGAAAATCTAAAAGATGCGATTCAGCGCCGCCTTAGCCAAGGCCAATCTGCCCCCGGTTTAGCAGTCATTCTAGTAGGCGATGATCCGGCCTCACAAATCTATGTACGAAATAAACGCGAGGCGTGTAGCGAATGCGGGATAAAATCAGTTGCTTATGATTTACCACAGGATATCCCGGAAGAAAAGCTACTATCCCTGATTACACAGCTGAATAGTGATGCCTCTATACATGGCATTCTGATCCAACTTCCGCTTCCCAATCACATAAGAACACCACTGATTTTAGATAGCATCGATCCAAAAAAGGATGTAGATGGCTTTCATCCTACTAACCTGGGCTTGCTTGCCCAAGGACGATCTTACTTGCGGCCTTGCACGCCTTATGGCGTGATGCGTTTGCTGGAGCATGAGAAAATTATGCTATGCGGTTTAAATGCGGTGGTGATAGGTACTTCAAATATTGTTGGTAAACCCATGGCATTAGAACTGGTTAATGCAAAATGTACCGTTACGCTCTGTCACAAGGAAACACGTGACTTAAAACAAGCTATTAAGCAAGCCGATTTATTGGTCAGCGCCATAGGAAAAGCCGGTGTTATCAACAGTGAATGGATAAAACCCGGTGCTATTGTGATTGATATCGGTATTACACGATCGCCAAATGGAAAACTACATGGTGATATCGAGTTTGAAACAGCAAAACAATCTGCGGCTTATATTACGCCTGTGCCTGGTGGAGTGGGGCCAATGACGGTGGCTATGTTACTTAGCAACACCTTATTTGCGGCTAAACACATGCCTTTATACTGTGCACAATACAAAATTAGTCGACACTAA